GGAGTGAGAAGGAGATTATGAAACATTGTTACAAAACGTGGAATGTGTAAAAATTCTCTTTAGAACGGGTTGTTCTTTGGTCTTTGGTTCTGTGGCTTTCAAGCCGGATAAGAATATTTCATCTGTGAAACAGAGCAGCCAACAAGCTTTGAGTGATGTCCAGGTGTTAGAAAACCAGATTACTTGGTGGTGGAATGGCCTTGATAAGGTTTTAGGGCTTGTTGTGTTTTAGTGATATTAGATTTGGGAAAGGTGAACAAAGCTTGGGAAGAAGGATTTGGACAAAAGGAATGTGGAACTTAAGGGTCATGAGGACATTGGGCAGAACTCCCCAGATAAGGAAGAAATTGAAAAATCCAactttgtttctgtgttgcAAGCTGCTCCATTGGGTAAAAGGGAATTCCAGCAGGGCCAGATCGTGACCACCAACTCAGAGACACCAgtgctcctcacagccctggTTTAATTCATCTTTATTGTTCTAAAGTACACGATGCTGCTTTGATTTTGGGTAGTTGCATGCTAGTGATAATCTCCACCTTCTCCACCAAAGGTTTCCTGTGCAATTCCACACAAAACGGCCTTAATCaattaaatatattctttttagTTATAGCAGGAATTCCTGTTCTCTCTCCTGTTTTCAGAGACTGAGTCAGCACAGGTGACTTTACTGAGGCAGTGCTGTATCACACATTTTTCATCTAACGCCATGCTTTGAACATTTGTTCTAAAGCCTGGCACACCTGAAAGCACCAGGTAACAACTCTGTACCTTGTAAAACTGTAGGGAGAGGGGAACATAGTGCTGATCTGAAATGTCTTTTTCCAGAACTTCTAAAACAAATTACAAGTAATTTCTGTGTGTCTGCCTTCACACCCTTAAtgaggcagagcaggacaagGCAGGACTTGTTTGTTGAGATGTTGGAGTGGTGTtgcatccctgccatcccctgtGTTGTGCTCAGCAGGGTGGGAATCTCAGGAGAAAACTGCCGGGAGGCTTTTAAATAGTTCAGAGTCCAGGAGACACAAAGAATCTGCGAGAGCCACAAGGATCTGTAAAGTGCATGCACAGGGATACCTTTTCTCTTTTAACCTTTATTGTTTTTACACAGGAAAAGAAGAGCGCGGTGAGGCAGcgagagcacagagctcctgcaggttcGGCGCAGGGGGAAGGCGCCTCCATCCCgtgtgcagagctgtgccctggagccGGCTGCCTCTGGAAAGGCcgtgggagcaggagcaggggccgAGCCCTCACTTGAGCACCAGGAAGTAGGTGGTCCAGCCGGCCAGCAGCAGCGCCCCCAGCAGCACCGTGTAGCTGAACAGCACGAAGGCCAGCAGCTCCCGCAGCACCTTGAGGAAGTGGATGGCGAAGGAGTCCGGCATGGCTCTCCCAgatccctggggctggctgctccctgctcctgccgcGCCTGGAGCAGAGGAACAAGGTGAGTcctcacagcagggacagcagcctgcCACGGGGAGAACTCCTGTGACCACCTGAAGGTTGTTAGTGACTGGTGTGGGCCTGTTCAGAGCCCTGCCGAGGTGGTGAAAAAACGTTTGGGATCTGATCAAAGTGTCCAGATCAGGACTGGTGAGGAAGCAGCTGGAAATACAGAGCCAGGCAGCGGGCACGGCCATGGGGGTGAGGCTGGGGGTGTTGCAGAGTCcagctgctggctcctgggatctgtcccctggggctgtgcctccAGGAAGCGCCAGGATCAGAGCGGCCGCTGATGGTGCATTACCAACAGCCTGTTCTGATCAAAGTGGTCAATTCCTCCAAGGAAGCCACCATTAATATTTAATTCTATAATTGCATCTAATGGAGGGACTGGCACAAACTGAGCCTTTTGTTTAGGAATGACGAAAACTGAGGCTTAAATACAAGTTTGCGCAGGCAAATATTTATATCTTGTGTTAAAAATAACCATTAATGGGAGACATGGGATAAGATGCCTTAGAATTCATCTTCTAGCAGTATTGTATAGTCATATGTACACATTGCTTTGGAAGTGATTGCTCATTTGTTAGTTTAAATTAAATCTGAACTTTTCCCCTAAAGTCACTGCCTTCTTAGATTTGAAGCTGTgaaaacccacctcaaacattCTATTATCTCTTTAATTTACGTGttcttttaaattttgattGCAACCCTGCCTGATCAACAATATTGACACTCTTGGTCAAGCACGAAAAGGGAGTTTAAAATCAGACTTAGGATAAAAACTAACCCACAAGGATTATTTCTCTTCTGAACAGCCTAAAGCCAGATAAACTAGACTGAattcctgtcctgctgcttgGAATGTTTTTTAAAGAGCACTTCTGATAAGGAATTCACTTTTTGGCGTTGTTTAACAAGTTCAGCCATTCCATTCCAAGCTCAGGCACCTGTATACAGTACAGGAGTTACAGCATTTTAAAACCAGTTGTGGTTTCTCTGTTCTGAGCCTTACAGATTTCTGTCCATAGGCTGTGTGAGATTGCTGGTTATCAGAAAGATGCTGAGAAAGAAATAAACTGCTTACCCAGGCAGATGACGGGCTCCGCTTCGGCAAGTTCGTGTTCCTCCCTAGTTTTGTTCTGCAGCTGTCCCTTTTGCAGGGTCTGTGCTGTAGGCTGGTCCTGCTGTGATCCAGGAGCagagtgagtgtgtgtgtgtgtgtgtgtgtgcagcccaCACCAGGACTGAGCTCTAGGTGTGGTCAGCACCGGTTATGATCCGACAGCGCCGTGGTGCTCGCGGTGCTCGGAGCAGCCAAACACTCCCCTTCCCCTGGGGGCTTTGGCAACAGCACTTCCAGAGTtccagtgccagggcttggagtCACCAAAATCTGCATTTGTTGAGATGTGGGGTTTGCCTCTAACAAAACCTTGTGTCATCTTACAcgttttgttttgttatctCGAAGGCTGCAGTGCCTCTTGCTCTGTTCCCTGAGTGCCCTGTGCTCTGTCAGCCACTCAGGGGAGGAGGATGCTCGCACACAGCTGGGCTCATCCCCAGGGTGGGGCTGTGCAGGCTGAGCCAGGAGCTTTTACCAACAGTCAGCGAGGGCTGAAGGCAGCCTAATCCCTGCATGGTCCCCTGCAGGGTCACTGCTGTAGTGTCACCCTTACCCTCCCTCCCAAGGAGTCATCCCAACCTTTTAGAGCTGAAATGATGCAGCTCCTTTGCagtgaggggaggagggaaCCAGGCTCTATGTTTATTCTTAGCAAAACTGCTTCTGATAATGTATGAAAAGTGAAAGTGGAGGGGTTACAGGTTGggtaatattttctttttttttttggtagtaaTGTAGACAGCAGAGAAGGAAGATTATGTACTGCAAATCAAATCTCTTACCTACAAAGATATTATGATGTAGAAAATGGTCCCTTAATTTAATTAGGTTCTCTTGTTATCAAATTATTACCCACATGGTCAGCAGGGCCTTGGACAGAAGCAGAACATCATCAGCTGCTCAGGAAGCCTGTTAGATAGTAATTGCTCCTCCAGGGAATTGATCAGCGTCAGGatggcttttattttcttgttgaaTAGTTCCAGGAAGAGGCTTTGGCTAGGTGGAGGGGTTACACAGTTCTAGTGTAGGCTGCAATGGTGGTGGTGATTTCAGAGTTTACCAAGTGTCTGGTGTAAACTCTTAACCAAAAAAAGTTTTGCCTGTAGTGTTACTGATTGCTGGCCAGGGAAAGGTGAGCACTAAAGGTGAGCCACTCTGTGTTTTCCTTTATTCACCTGTGGTGTAGCTCAGAAACCAGCCTGGTCAGTATTTCCTTGGGATTAGTTCAActgttaaaatttaattttaaaaaatctggaAATTGTGATACTACAGAGACCTTTCAAGGCCAACCCAAGGACACTCTTGTTGCTCTGAGTCaacttcttgtttttctctgcaCAGTAAGATCTAATTTTTGATCCAAGCTTAAttcagttttccttttaaatactCTGAAATTAGCTACTTTAAATGGAACTTGCAGAGCAAACAATCCATGTTTGCTCTTCTTGCATCACAGGTTGCACCATGTTTTTTGTTAAGTCTGTCTACAAGCTGCCTTCCCACCTGAAAAAGGTCTCCACTGACtgaaattgtatttttcttcaaaagtCCAGAAATTCCACTTCTAATGAAGTATTACAGGTGGcagaacaaaattaaattttatgtgAGCCTTCATTAAAAAACACCTGGGTGTTAGAAAAAGAGTTTCAACTTAAGTAACCCAGTTATCCATTTATCCTGGGACAGGGAGACATGGACACAGCTACTACAGTGcagagttttattttatttttgtattctaGAGAAAGAGAGAGTGCAAACACTTCCAAACAAAGATTAAATACATCTTTATTTAATGTCATTTAATAAGTCAGCTGGAGTTAAACAGAgagaggggctccatggagggTCTGACTTGGTGGACTTCAGtcttagaaaataaaacagatcAAAACCCACAGTCACAACTGTGACAACTTGGAAAAACTGAGGGATTTATTGGGCCATATTATACATGATAACTAAGGCAGTAATGTTTGCTAAGAGAGTGATTTAAGGTGAGGAGTGGGCTTTTTTTTAGTTGTGTTTAAGAGTGAACTGCAGTGTGGAAGAGTCCCCAGTGGCTGTGAGGACACCgacagtgcccagcacaggcaccaccacaggccctgctctgccttcccctctgcagccaggagctgcctcttgCACAAAGGGCCCAGCCACCAGGCCCGTGGAAAATTCCATTTTACAAGTTTGAGCTCTACAACAGCTTGTGACAGCAAGTACCACAGTTTATAACCTGAACAGGAGGTGAAAAAAGTGTCTGTTTAGAACCCACTGTTTACTGGGTCCCTGCTCTTGCTATTTTTGGCCCCCACACAGGGAGTGTTTGTGTGTCTTCAGCCATAAACTCAGGACACACTGATGTCATTCATACTCTGGAGGAGCTTTCCAGAGTCAGGTGGGTGTACCCAGGACAAAGGAG
This portion of the Agelaius phoeniceus isolate bAgePho1 chromosome 18, bAgePho1.hap1, whole genome shotgun sequence genome encodes:
- the LOC129128277 gene encoding uncharacterized protein LOC129128277; translated protein: MAVPAAWLCISSCFLTSPDLDTLIRSQTFFHHLGRALNRPTPVTNNLQVVTGVLPVAGCCPCCEDSPCSSAPGAAGAGSSQPQGSGRAMPDSFAIHFLKVLRELLAFVLFSYTVLLGALLLAGWTTYFLVLK